Within the Mycobacterium gordonae genome, the region GGCCGGCGGCTTGTTGTACGGCAATGGTGGGGCCGGGGGGGCGGGCGCGGCAGGTCAAAAAGGCGGCAACGGTGGTGCCGCGGGTTTGATCGGCAACGGCGGGGCGGGCGGGAATGGCGGGGCGGGTGTAAACGGCGCATTCGGCACGGCGGGCACTGCCGGCGGGTCAGGCGGCAGTGGTGGAGCCGGCGGCTGGCTTTCCGGAAACGGAGGGACCGGCGGAAATGGGGGGCTCGGCGGGGCTGGCGCAAGCGCCGTCATGGCCGGCGCCACGGGTGGCGCGGGCGGTGCCGGCGGCGCAGGGGGCACAGGCGGTGCCGGCGGCTGGCTGTTCGGAAATGGCGGGTTCGGCGGAAGCGGCGGAAGTGGCGGAGGCAGCGGCAGCGCTATCAACTTGTTGAGCGGCGCAGCCGGGGCTTCTGGGGCCGGCGGCGGCGGTGGTACCGGTGGGGCCGCCGGCCTGATCGGTACTGGCGGGAACGGTGGAAGCGGCGGAAGCGGCGGCGGCGCTGGCTCTGGTGGCGAATTCGGCGGTGTTGGCGGCACTGCCGGCACCGGCGGCAGTGGTGGGGCAGGGGGACTGCTGTATGGCGATGGCGGAAACGGCGGTAACGGCGGTAACGGCGGTGCTGGCGGTTTCGGCGCGCAGCATGGCGGTGCCGGTGGCGCCGCCGGCTCTGGTGGTGTCGGTGGGGCCGGCAGGTTGTGGGGCAGTGGTGGGGATGGCGGGCAGGGCGGGAATGGAGGTCAGGGCGATTTCGGCGGTCTAACCGGCGGGGCCGGGGGCATGGCGGGCGCAGGCGGCTCTGGTGGAGCCGGTGGGTTGTATGGCGGCGGTGGTGCTGCCGGGCACGGCGGCGATGGCGGTGGAGGCGGATTTAGCCAGGACCGCGGCGGAGTTGGCGGCGGCGGCGGCATGGGTGGTTCCGCGGGAGCGGGCGGATTGTTCTATGGCAACGGTGGAGTAGGCGGGCATGGCGGGACGGGCGGAGCCGGTGGTAACGGGTCAGGCAATCCGTTACCCACAGGGAAGGCCGGCGCGGGCGGCGCGGGCGGCTCCGGCGGGGCAGGCGGTGTTTCGGGGCTGATCGGCAATGGTGGGGTCGGAGGTTCCGGCGGGAACGCGGGCGTTGGCGGCAACGGCGGCATCGGCGGCAATGCCAGCCAGAGCGGAACCCCCGCCGGGGCGGGTGGGACTGGCGGTGCCGGCGGAGTCGGCGGTCGCGGTGGGGCGCTTATCGGCCACGGCGGGGCCGGTGGCCTCGGCGGGGCCGGCGGTGCGGGCGGTGCGGGCGGCAGCGGCGCCAACGGATCCGCCTTTTCTCCAGAAGGTGGGAATGCGGGAGCGGGAGGTGACGGCGGGGCCGGCGGGACTGGTGGGGTCGGTGGTCAAGGCGGCCTTTTGTCCGGCAATGGCGGTGCGGGTGGGGCCGGAGGGAATGGCGGCGCCGGCGGTGTAGGTGGAACCGGTGGTCAGGGCAGCGGCGCCGCCATCAGCGGCAAGGGCGCTGTTGGTGGTGCCGCCGGTGCCGCAGGCCCCGGTGGCACCGGCGGCGCGACTCCGTTGTTCGGCGACGGTGGTGCGGGCGGTCTCGGCGGCGCCGGCAGCAACGGCGGGGACGGTGGGGCTGGTGGCCTTGGCGCCAGTAATGGCGGCGGGGGTAAAGGCAGCAGCGGTGGGGCCGGCGGCAGCGGCGGGGCCGGGGGAACATACACCGGCACTGGTGGCGCCGGTGGTTCTGGCGGGGGCGGCGGCAAAGGCGGGAGGATCGGCATCGGCCTGGGTGACGCCTTCGGGATCGCCGGAGGCGACGGCGGTGCGGGGGGCGACGGTGGCTTCGGCGGTAGCGGCGGAGTGCTCTACGGCAACGGCGGTGGTGGTGGTGCCGGCGGCGGCGGCGGGGCCGGCGGGAACAACGGCGTCGGCGCCACGAGCGATGGTGGCGACGGAGGCGCCGGGGGCAACGGCGGCAATGCACAACTGATCGGCAACGGCGGTTCCGGCGGGGCCGGCGGGTCCGGCGGCGCCGGCAACAGTGGCGGAACCGATGGGGCCGACGCTGCCGGCGGGCTCGGCGGCTTCCCCGGGTCGGTGCTGGGCAGCGCCGGTGTGGTCGGCTTACCCGGCTGAGTCCCGCCGCTGCGCACGCACGTACCAGAACGTCATCTCGACCTCGGCCCCGTCCATCTCGCGGTTCAGCGTGACTTGATCAGCCGACTCGATGTCCCAACCGGCACCGCCCAGCACCTCATGCAGCGTCTGCTCGGACACCGACGGCCTCGGCCAGTCCTCGCTTGCCTGGTTGCCATCGGAGAAGCAGCTGATCAACAGGGTGGCGCCCGGCCTGGTGGCCCGGCGCACCGCGGCTGCGTAGCTGCGCTTGGCGTCGTCGTCCAGGCAATGGAACATGCCGCTGTCGATGACGGTGTCGAACCGGTCGGAGTACCCGTCGAGCGTGGTGGAGTCGGCCACCGCGAATCGCACGTCGACACCGGCGTCGTGGGCGCGCCGCTCTGCGGTGATCAGTGCGGTCGGGGAGATGTCCAGGCCCGTCACGTGATACCCCTGCTGGGCCAAGTAGATCGCGTTGTCGCCGAGGCCGCACCCGATGTCGAGCACGTCACCGTGCACCCACCCGGAGTTGTGCCATGCGACGACATTCTCTTTGGGCGCTTTGGTATCCCACGGCGGTGTGTGCACCGGCGGAAGGCCTTCGCCCGGGCTCTCGCCGCGGTAGAGGGCGTCGAAGTCGATGTGTGGGGAAGAACGGGGAGAACTCATTTCCGCCAGGGTAGGCCGGTGGCGTGAACGATGCCCGGCGGAGGCAATCGAGTGTGCGTACAGCGCCTTCAGTGTGCGGCGGCGGCGGCGTTTTCGCTCCTGAGCCGCCGTGGACGCACACCCATTCCGAAAAAGAAGAAACTACTGTGGCAGAAGTTTTTCAAGTGACCAATTGCGTTGAGGCTCACCCGGTCGCCGCCCCGCACCGCCGCCTCGAGGCCGTGTTAGGCTGCCCCGCAGTCGACATCCTTTAACGATCCGTCCGGAGAGGCGGAGAAGGAGGTCAAGATCTCGCATGGGTGCCAATGATCCGCGGGAATTGATGTCAGCGGCCGATGTCGGTCGCACCATTTCCCGTATGGCGCATCAGATCATCGAAAAGACCGCGCTGGACAACCCGGATTCGGCTCGAGTGGTACTGCTCGGCATTCCGACGCGCGGGGTGACCCTGGCCAGCCGCCTGGCCGCCAATATCGCCGAATACAGCGGTGTGGACGTCGGTCACGGCTCGCTGGATATCACTCCTTATCGCGACGACCTGATGATCAAGCCGCCACGTCCGCTGGAAACCACTTCCATCCCGGCCGGCGGCATCGACGACGCATTGGTCATCCTCGTCGACGACGTGCTGTACTCCGGGCGCTCGACCCGGTCCGCCCTCGACGCGCTGCGCGATGTGGGCCGGCCGCGGGCCGTACAGCTGGCGGTATTGGTCGACCGCGGCCACCGCGAGCTGCCGATACGCGCCGACTACGTCGGCAAGAACGTGCCCACCTCGCGCAACGAGAGCGTGCACGTGCAACTCAAGGAAGACGACGGACGAGACGGCGTGGTGATCACCCGATGACCCCAAGGCACCTGTTGGCCGCTGGCGACCTGACCCGCGACGAGGCCACCGCGATCCTCGACGATGCCGACCGCTTCGCGCAGGCGCTGGTGGGCCGCGACGTCAAGAAGTTGCCGACGCTGCGCGGCCGCACCGTGGTGACGATGTTCTACGAGAACTCCACCCGCACCCGGGTGTCCTTCGAAGTCGCGGGCAAGTGGATGAGCGCGGATGTGGTCAACGTCAGCGCGTCCGGGTCGTCGGTGGGCAAGGGCGAATCGCTGCGCGACACCGCGCTGACGCTGCGGGCCGCCGGCGCCGACGCGCTGATCATCCGGCACCCCGCATCCGGGGCCGCGCACCTGCTGGCCGACTGGACCGCGGCTGCCGGCAGCTCGGCACCGTCGGTGATCAACGCCGGAGACGGCACCCATGAGCACCCCACCCAGGCGCTGCTGGACGCCCTGACCATCCGGCAGCGGCTCGGCGGGATCGAGGGGCGCCGCATCGTCATCGTCGGCGACATTCTGCACAGCAGGGTTGCCCGCTCCAACGTGATGCTGCTGCATACGCTGGGCGCCGAGATCGTGCTCGTGGCGCCCCCGACGCTGCTGCCGCGCGGCGTGGCGGGCTGGCCGGTCACCGTCTCGGGAGACTTCGACGCCGAACTGCCCGCCGCCGACGGCGTCCTGATGCTGCGAGTCCAGGCCGAACGCATGAACGGCGGCTTTTTCCCGTCGGTGCGCGAGTACTCGACTCGGTACGGTCTGTCCGCCCGGCGCCAGGCACTGCTGCCCGACCACGCGGTGGTGCTGCACCCGGGCCCGATGCTGCGCGGCATGGAGATCTCCTCTTCGGTGGCCGACTCGCCGCAATCGGCGGTGCTGCAGCAGGTTTCCAACGGAGTGCACGTACGGATGGCGGTGCTGTTCCATGTGCTGGTCGGGGCGGAGGAAGTCGCGGCATGACGGTGTTGATCAGGGGCGTCCGTCTGTACGGAGAAGGCGAGCAGGTCGACGTACTCGTCGATGACGGGCAGATCGCGGACATCGGCCCGGACCTGGCCGCGGCGGGGCGCCTCGAAGAGGCGCAAGACGTCATCGACGCCACCGGCCACATCATGCTGCCCGGCTTCGTCGACCTGCACACCCACCTGCGCGAACCTGGCCGCGAATACGCCGAGGACATCGAAACCGGTTCGGCGGCAGCGGCTCTCGGCGGCTACACCGCGGTCTTCGCGATGGCCAACACCAACCCGGTGGCCGACAGCCCGGTGGTGACCGACCATGTCTGGCACCGCGGCCGCCAGGTCGGCCTGGTCGACGTGCATCCCGTCGGTGCGGTCACCGTCGGCCTGGCCGGCGTCGAGTTGACCGAGATGGGGATGATGCACGCCGGCGCGGCGCAGGTGCGGATGTTCTCCGACGACGGCATCTGTGTGCACGATCCGCTGGTGATGCGCCGGGCGCTGGAATACGCCACCGGCCTGGGCGTACTGATCGCGCAGCACGCCGAAGAGCCCCGGCTGACCGTTGGCGCCGTTGCGCACGAAGGGCCCACTGCCGCCCGCCTCGGACTCGCGGGGTGGCCCAGAGCCGCCGAAGAATCCATCGTCGCTCGTGACGCCCTGCTGGCCCGCGACGCCGGCGCACGGGTTCATATCTGCCATGCCTCCACCGCGGGCACCGTAGAAATTCTCAAATGGGCCAAGCAACAAGGTATTTCGATCACCGCCGAGGTCACGCCGCACCACTTGTTGCTCGACGACGGCAGGCTGGTCAGCTACGACGGGCGTAATCGGGTCAACCCACCGCTGCGCGAGGCTTCCGACGCGCTGGCATTACGCCAGGCGCTGGCCGACGGGGTCATCGACTGTGTGGCCACCGATCACGCCCCACACGCCGAGCACGAGAAATGTTGCGAGTTCGCTTCCGCGCGCCCCGGCATGCTGGGGCTGCAGACCGCGCTGTCGGTGGTGGTGCAGACGATGGTGCGGCCTGGACTGCTGAGCTGGCGTGACGTCGCCCGCGTGATGAGTGAGAACCCGGCCCGCATCGTCGGTCTGCCCGACCACGGCCGGCCCCTCGAAGTGGGCGAGCCGGCGAACCTGACCATCGTCGATCCCGAGCACAGCTGGACGGTCAGCGGCGAAGCGCTGGCCAGCCGGTCGGACAACACCCCGTACGAAGCGATGACGCTACCGGCCACAGTGACCGCGACACTGCTGCGCGGAAAGATCACCGCACGGGACGGGAAGAGCCCGGCATGAATTCGGGCACCCTGGTGGCATCGTTGATCTTCGCGGCGGTCCTGGTGGTGTTGCTGGCGGTGGCGATCCACCTGATGATGCGGGGCTGGCGGCGCCGGGCCGAAGCGCAGGTCGACCTGATCGGCGAGCTGCCCGGGCTGCCCGACACGGTCGGCGCCCCGGCGGTGAGCACTCGTGGCCTCTACGTCGGCAGTACGCTGTCGCCGGCCTGGAACGACCGGGTCGCGGTGGGCGACCTCGGTTACCGAAGCAAGGCGGTTCTGGTCCGTTATCCCCAAGGAATCCTGGTCGAACGTATTCGCGCACAACCGATCTGGATCCCGCAGGAGTCCATCACCGCCATCCGCACCGAGCGGGGCGTCGCGGGTAAGGTCGCGGCCCGCAACGGAGTCCTGGCGATCCGGTGGCGGCTGCCGTCCGGCACCGAGATCGATACGGGTTTCCGGGCGGACAACCGTGACGAGTATGTGCATTGGATAGAGGAGGACGCCGCGTGAGTCGCGCCGAGGCAACCACGGTGAGGGGACCCCGCAAATGAGTCGTGTCAACGATCACGCAGCGCACAAAGCGATGCGGGGGCACGCCTGCCCAAGTGGGAGGTACCCCGATTGCGGGGGAGAGGAGTGGCGCGGATGAGTAAGGCTCTGCTGGTGCTCGAAGACGCCCGCGTCTTCACCGGCACCACATTCGGGGCGATCGGTCAGACGCTCGGCGAAGCCGTGTTCAGCACCGGCATGTCCGGTTATCAAGAGACCCTGACCGACCCCAGCTACCACCGCCAGATCGTGGTGGCCACCGCCCCGCAGATCGGCAACACCGGCTGGAACGACGAGGACGCCGAGAGCCGCGGCGACAAGATCTGGGTTGCCGGCTACGCGGTGCGCGATCCGTCGCCACGTGCCTCCAACTGGCGCGCCACCACCACGCTGGAGGCCGAGCTGGTCCGCCAGCGGATCGTCGGGATCGCCGGAATCGACACCCGAGCGGTCGTGCGCCACCTGCGCAGCCGAGGCTCGATGAAGGCGGGGGTGTTCTCCGGCGCGGCGCTGGCCGAGCCCGAGCAGCTGGTCGATCGGGTCCGCGGGCAGCAGCCCATGCTGGGCGCCGACCTGGCCGGCGAAGTCAGCACACCCGAGACCTACATCGTGGAACCCGAAGGCACGCCACGCTTTACGGTGGTGGCCCTGGACCTCGGCATCAAGACGAACACACCGCGGAACTTTGCCCGGCGCGGCATCCGCAGCCATGTGCTGCCCTCGTCGACGACCTTCGAGCAGCTCGCCGCACTCAAACCCGATGGAGTGTTCCTGTCCAACGGCCCCGGTGACCCGGCCACCGCCGACCACACCGTTGCGCTCACCCGGGAGGTGCTGGGTGCTGGATTGCCGCTGTTCGGAATCTGTTTCGGCAACCAGATCCTGGGCCGCGCACTGGGGTTGTCGACCTACAAAATGGTGTTCGGCCACCGGGGGATCAACATTCCGGTGATCGACCACGGCACCGGGCGGGTAGCGGTGACCTCCCAGAACCACGGCTTCGCGCTGGAGGGAGAGGCCGGTCAATCCTTCGACACGCCGTTCGGCACGGCGCAGGTCAGTCACACGTGCGCCAACGATGGCGTGGTCGAAGGGGTCAGACTTGTTGACGGGCGCGCCTTTTCAGTTCAGTACCACCCGGAGGCCGCCGCCGGACCGCACGACGCGGAATACCTTTTCGACCAGTTCGTCGACCTGATGGAGGCTCATCGATGACCGCGAGCGCGCGTGTCGGTACGGAGACACGCCGAAAACGGGCTGCAGATGCGGACGCTCGCGCCGCGGAAGGAGAGCGCTGATGCCGAGGCGAACGGATCTCAACCATGTGCTGGTGATCGGCTCCGGGCCGATCGTCATTGGCCAGGCCTGCGAGTTCGACTACTCCGGCACCCAGGCCTGCCGGGTGCTGCGCGCGGAGGGACTGCAGGTCAGCCTGGTCAACTCCAACCCGGCCACCATCATGACCGACCCGGAATTCGCCGATCACACCTACGTGGAACCGATCACACCGGAGTTCGTCGAGCGGGTGATGGCCCAGCAGGCCGAGCGCGGCAACAAGATCGATGCCCTGCTGGCCACTCTGGGCGGGCAGACCGCCCTCAACACCGCGGTCGCGCTCTACGAGAACGGGGCCCTGGAGCGCTGGGGGATCGAGCTCATCGGCGCGGACTTCGAGGCCATCCAGCGCGGTGAGGACCGGCAGAAGTTCAAGGACATCGTCGCCAAGGTCGGCGGTGAATCTGCGCGCAGTCGAGTGTGTTTCACCATGGACGAAGTGCGCGAGACGGTCCGGGAGCTCGGTCTGCCGGTGGTAGTGCGGCCCAGCTTCACCATGGGTGGCCTGGGATCGGGCATGGCGCGGTCGGTCGAGGAGGTCGACCGGATGGCCGGCGCCGGCCTGGCCGCCAGCCCCAGCGCCAACGTGCTGATCGAGGAGTCGATCTACGGCTGGAAGGAATTCGAGCTCGAACTGATGCGCGACGGCCACGACAACGTGGTGGTGGTGTGCTCGATCGAGAACGTGGACCCGATGGGGGTGCACACCGGTGACTCGGTCACCGTGGCGCCCGCGATGACGCTGACCGACCGCGAATACCAGCGGATGCGGGACCTGGGCATCGCCATTCTGCGTGAGGTCGGCGTGGACACCGGCGGCTGCAACATCCAGTTCGCGGTCAACCCCAAAGACGGCCGGCTCATCGTCATCGAGATGAACCCGCGGGTGTCGCGATCGAGTGCGTTGGCGTCCAAGGCCACCGGCTTCCCGATCGCCAAGATCGCCGCCAAACTGGCCATCGGCTACAACCTCGACGAGATCGTCAACGACATCACCAAGGAGACACCGGCCTGCTTCGAACCGACTCTGGACTACGTCGTGGTCAAGGCGCCGCGTTTCGCGTTCGAGAAATTCCCCGGCGCCGACGACACTTTGACCACCACCATGAAGTCCGTCGGTGAGGCGATGTCGTTGGGCCGCAACTTCATCGAGGCGCTGGGTAAGGTGATGCGGTCGCTGGAGACCACCCGTGCCGGGTTCTGGACGAAGCCGGACGCCGAGGGCTCGGTGGACGACGTGCTCACCCGGCTGCAGACCCCGACCGAGGGCAGGCTCTACGACATCGAGCTGGCGCTGCGGCTCGGCGGCTCGGTGGAGCAGGTGGCCCAGGCCAGCGGTGTCGACCCCTGGTTCGTCGCCCAGATCGACGAACTGGTGGCGCTGCGCGCCGAACTCGTCGATGCTCCCGTGCTGGATGCCGAATTGCTTCGGCACGCTAAGCACTGCGGACTCTCCGATCGCCAGATCGCGTCGCTGCGTCCGGAACTGGCCGGTGAGAACGGCGTACGGTCGCTGCGTGAACGGCTGGGCATCCATCCGGTGTACAAAACGGTGGACACCTGCGCCGCCGAGTTCGAAGCCAAGACGCCGTATCACTACAGCAGTTACGAACTCGACCCGGCCGCGGAGACCGAGGTGGCCCCGCAGACCGAGCGGCCCAAGGTGCTCATTCTCGGTTCCGGACCCAACCGCATCGGACAGGGCATCGAATTCGACTACAGCTGTGTGCATGCCGCAACCACGTTGAGCGAGGCCGGTTTTGAGACCGTCATGGTCAACTGCAACCCGGAGACGGTGTCCACCGACTACGACACCGCCGACCGGCTGTACTTCGAGCCGCTGACGTTCGAGGACGTGCTCGAGGTGTACCACGCCGAAGAACAGTCCGGTGCCGGGGGACCGGGCGTGGTGGGTGTCATCGTGCAGCTGGGCGGCCAGACCCCACTCGGGCTGGCGCAACGGCTCGCCGACGCCGGCGTCCCGATCGTCGGCACTCCGCCGGCGGCCATCGACCTGGCCGAGGACCGCGGCTCGTTCGGCGACGTGCTGAACACCGCTGGGCTGCCCGCGCCAAAGTACGGCACGGCAACCACATTCGAGCAGGCCCGGCGCATCGCGGCTGACATCGGCTACCCGGTGCTGGTGCGGCCGTCCTACGTGCTTGGCGGTCGCGGCATGGAGATCGTCTACGACGAGGAGACGCTCAAGGGCTACATCACCCGGGCCACCGAGCTGTCCCCCGAACATCCGGTGCTGGTCGACCGGTTCCTCGAGGACGCGGTCGAGATTGACGTCGACGCGTTGTGCGACGGCACCGAGGTCTACATCGGCGGCATCATGGAGCACATCGAGGAGGCCGGAATCCACTCCGGTGACTCGGCGTGCGCACTGCCGCCGGTGACCCTGGGCCGCAGCGATATCGAGAAGGTGCGTAAGGCGACGGAGGCCATCGCGCACGGCATCGGCGTGGTGGGCCTGCTCAACGTGCAATACGCCCTGAAAGATGACGTGTTGTACGTGCTGGAGGCCAACCCCAGAGCGAGCCGTACCGTGCCTTTCGTATCCAAGGCGACAGCGATCCCACTGGCCAAAGCCTGTGCACGAGTCATGTTGGGCGCCAGCATTTCCCAGCTTCGCGAGGAGGGGATGCTGGCCGAAGCGGGGGACGGCGGCAACGTGGCCACCGATGCGCCGATCGCGGTCAAGGAAGCGGTGCTGCCGTTCCACCGTTTCCGGCGCGCGGACGGCGCGGCGATCGATTCACTGCTCGGTCCGGAGATGAAGTCGACCGGTGAGGTGATGGGCATCGACCGTGACTTCGGCAGCGCCTTCGCCAAGAGCCAGACCGCCGCCTACGGCTCGCTGCCGACGCGGGGTACGGTGTTCGTTTCGGTTGCCAACCGGGACAAACGATCACTGGTTTTCCCGGTGAAAAGGCTGGCCGACTTGGGTTTTCGGGTTCTGGCCACCGAAGGCACGGCGGAAATGCTCCGCCGCAACGGAATTCCCTGCGACGAGGTACGCAAGCATTTCGAAGCGCCGCAGGAAGGCCGGCCGCCGATGTCGGCGGTCGACGCGATCAGGGCCGGCGAGGTCGACATGGTGATCAATACCCCGTACGGCAATTCGGGGCCGCGGGTGGACGGCTATGAGATCCGGTCGGTCGCGGTGGCCGTCAACATCCCCTGCATCACCACGGTTCAAGGCGCCTCGGCGGCGGTGCAGGGCATCGAGGCGGGGATCCGCGGCGACATCGACGTCCAGTCGCTGCAGGAGTTGCACCGCGCTATCGGCACCAGAAAGTGACTGGTTTCGGGGATCGGCTGGCGCAGGCGCGGTCGAGCCGTGGGCCGCTCTGTCTGGGGATCGATCCGCATCCCGAGCTGTTACGCGCCTGGGAGCTGCCGGTCACGGCCGACGGCCTGGCCGCGTTCTGCGACGTCTGCGTCGACGCCTATGCCGGATTCGCAATGGTCAAACCTCAGGTGGCGTTCTTCGAGGCGTACGGTTCGGCGGGTTTCGCGGTGCTCGAGCGGACCACCGCCGCACTGCGGGCCAACGGCGTGCTGGTGCTGGCCGACGCGAAACGGGGCGATATCGGGTCGACTATGGCCGCCTACGCCACCGCGTGGGCCGGCGATTCGCCGCTGGCCGCCGACGCCGTGACGGCGTCGCCGTATCTGGGGTTCGGGTCGCTGCGGCCGCTGCTGGAAGTCGCCGCGCAGAATGGCCGCGGGGTGTTCGTCCTGGCGGCCACGTCCAACCCCGAGGGTTCGACGGTCCAGCGGGCCGATGTCGGCGGACGCACG harbors:
- a CDS encoding PE family protein codes for the protein MSYVMATPEAMTAAAADLADIGVAVNAVNTAAARPTTVVLAAGADEVSRAIAATFGSHARSYQSISAQVATVHERFVQALRAGGSAYAAAESANVAQQVLDAINGPTRLLLGRPLIGNGTDGAAGTGADGGAGGLLYGNGGAGGAGAAGQKGGNGGAAGLIGNGGAGGNGGAGVNGAFGTAGTAGGSGGSGGAGGWLSGNGGTGGNGGLGGAGASAVMAGATGGAGGAGGAGGTGGAGGWLFGNGGFGGSGGSGGGSGSAINLLSGAAGASGAGGGGGTGGAAGLIGTGGNGGSGGSGGGAGSGGEFGGVGGTAGTGGSGGAGGLLYGDGGNGGNGGNGGAGGFGAQHGGAGGAAGSGGVGGAGRLWGSGGDGGQGGNGGQGDFGGLTGGAGGMAGAGGSGGAGGLYGGGGAAGHGGDGGGGGFSQDRGGVGGGGGMGGSAGAGGLFYGNGGVGGHGGTGGAGGNGSGNPLPTGKAGAGGAGGSGGAGGVSGLIGNGGVGGSGGNAGVGGNGGIGGNASQSGTPAGAGGTGGAGGVGGRGGALIGHGGAGGLGGAGGAGGAGGSGANGSAFSPEGGNAGAGGDGGAGGTGGVGGQGGLLSGNGGAGGAGGNGGAGGVGGTGGQGSGAAISGKGAVGGAAGAAGPGGTGGATPLFGDGGAGGLGGAGSNGGDGGAGGLGASNGGGGKGSSGGAGGSGGAGGTYTGTGGAGGSGGGGGKGGRIGIGLGDAFGIAGGDGGAGGDGGFGGSGGVLYGNGGGGGAGGGGGAGGNNGVGATSDGGDGGAGGNGGNAQLIGNGGSGGAGGSGGAGNSGGTDGADAAGGLGGFPGSVLGSAGVVGLPG
- a CDS encoding class I SAM-dependent methyltransferase, producing MSSPRSSPHIDFDALYRGESPGEGLPPVHTPPWDTKAPKENVVAWHNSGWVHGDVLDIGCGLGDNAIYLAQQGYHVTGLDISPTALITAERRAHDAGVDVRFAVADSTTLDGYSDRFDTVIDSGMFHCLDDDAKRSYAAAVRRATRPGATLLISCFSDGNQASEDWPRPSVSEQTLHEVLGGAGWDIESADQVTLNREMDGAEVEMTFWYVRAQRRDSAG
- the pyrR gene encoding bifunctional pyr operon transcriptional regulator/uracil phosphoribosyltransferase PyrR — encoded protein: MGANDPRELMSAADVGRTISRMAHQIIEKTALDNPDSARVVLLGIPTRGVTLASRLAANIAEYSGVDVGHGSLDITPYRDDLMIKPPRPLETTSIPAGGIDDALVILVDDVLYSGRSTRSALDALRDVGRPRAVQLAVLVDRGHRELPIRADYVGKNVPTSRNESVHVQLKEDDGRDGVVITR
- a CDS encoding aspartate carbamoyltransferase catalytic subunit — protein: MTPRHLLAAGDLTRDEATAILDDADRFAQALVGRDVKKLPTLRGRTVVTMFYENSTRTRVSFEVAGKWMSADVVNVSASGSSVGKGESLRDTALTLRAAGADALIIRHPASGAAHLLADWTAAAGSSAPSVINAGDGTHEHPTQALLDALTIRQRLGGIEGRRIVIVGDILHSRVARSNVMLLHTLGAEIVLVAPPTLLPRGVAGWPVTVSGDFDAELPAADGVLMLRVQAERMNGGFFPSVREYSTRYGLSARRQALLPDHAVVLHPGPMLRGMEISSSVADSPQSAVLQQVSNGVHVRMAVLFHVLVGAEEVAA
- a CDS encoding dihydroorotase, with the translated sequence MTVLIRGVRLYGEGEQVDVLVDDGQIADIGPDLAAAGRLEEAQDVIDATGHIMLPGFVDLHTHLREPGREYAEDIETGSAAAALGGYTAVFAMANTNPVADSPVVTDHVWHRGRQVGLVDVHPVGAVTVGLAGVELTEMGMMHAGAAQVRMFSDDGICVHDPLVMRRALEYATGLGVLIAQHAEEPRLTVGAVAHEGPTAARLGLAGWPRAAEESIVARDALLARDAGARVHICHASTAGTVEILKWAKQQGISITAEVTPHHLLLDDGRLVSYDGRNRVNPPLREASDALALRQALADGVIDCVATDHAPHAEHEKCCEFASARPGMLGLQTALSVVVQTMVRPGLLSWRDVARVMSENPARIVGLPDHGRPLEVGEPANLTIVDPEHSWTVSGEALASRSDNTPYEAMTLPATVTATLLRGKITARDGKSPA
- a CDS encoding PH-like domain-containing protein — translated: MNSGTLVASLIFAAVLVVLLAVAIHLMMRGWRRRAEAQVDLIGELPGLPDTVGAPAVSTRGLYVGSTLSPAWNDRVAVGDLGYRSKAVLVRYPQGILVERIRAQPIWIPQESITAIRTERGVAGKVAARNGVLAIRWRLPSGTEIDTGFRADNRDEYVHWIEEDAA
- the carA gene encoding glutamine-hydrolyzing carbamoyl-phosphate synthase small subunit, translated to MSKALLVLEDARVFTGTTFGAIGQTLGEAVFSTGMSGYQETLTDPSYHRQIVVATAPQIGNTGWNDEDAESRGDKIWVAGYAVRDPSPRASNWRATTTLEAELVRQRIVGIAGIDTRAVVRHLRSRGSMKAGVFSGAALAEPEQLVDRVRGQQPMLGADLAGEVSTPETYIVEPEGTPRFTVVALDLGIKTNTPRNFARRGIRSHVLPSSTTFEQLAALKPDGVFLSNGPGDPATADHTVALTREVLGAGLPLFGICFGNQILGRALGLSTYKMVFGHRGINIPVIDHGTGRVAVTSQNHGFALEGEAGQSFDTPFGTAQVSHTCANDGVVEGVRLVDGRAFSVQYHPEAAAGPHDAEYLFDQFVDLMEAHR
- the carB gene encoding carbamoyl-phosphate synthase large subunit, with product MPRRTDLNHVLVIGSGPIVIGQACEFDYSGTQACRVLRAEGLQVSLVNSNPATIMTDPEFADHTYVEPITPEFVERVMAQQAERGNKIDALLATLGGQTALNTAVALYENGALERWGIELIGADFEAIQRGEDRQKFKDIVAKVGGESARSRVCFTMDEVRETVRELGLPVVVRPSFTMGGLGSGMARSVEEVDRMAGAGLAASPSANVLIEESIYGWKEFELELMRDGHDNVVVVCSIENVDPMGVHTGDSVTVAPAMTLTDREYQRMRDLGIAILREVGVDTGGCNIQFAVNPKDGRLIVIEMNPRVSRSSALASKATGFPIAKIAAKLAIGYNLDEIVNDITKETPACFEPTLDYVVVKAPRFAFEKFPGADDTLTTTMKSVGEAMSLGRNFIEALGKVMRSLETTRAGFWTKPDAEGSVDDVLTRLQTPTEGRLYDIELALRLGGSVEQVAQASGVDPWFVAQIDELVALRAELVDAPVLDAELLRHAKHCGLSDRQIASLRPELAGENGVRSLRERLGIHPVYKTVDTCAAEFEAKTPYHYSSYELDPAAETEVAPQTERPKVLILGSGPNRIGQGIEFDYSCVHAATTLSEAGFETVMVNCNPETVSTDYDTADRLYFEPLTFEDVLEVYHAEEQSGAGGPGVVGVIVQLGGQTPLGLAQRLADAGVPIVGTPPAAIDLAEDRGSFGDVLNTAGLPAPKYGTATTFEQARRIAADIGYPVLVRPSYVLGGRGMEIVYDEETLKGYITRATELSPEHPVLVDRFLEDAVEIDVDALCDGTEVYIGGIMEHIEEAGIHSGDSACALPPVTLGRSDIEKVRKATEAIAHGIGVVGLLNVQYALKDDVLYVLEANPRASRTVPFVSKATAIPLAKACARVMLGASISQLREEGMLAEAGDGGNVATDAPIAVKEAVLPFHRFRRADGAAIDSLLGPEMKSTGEVMGIDRDFGSAFAKSQTAAYGSLPTRGTVFVSVANRDKRSLVFPVKRLADLGFRVLATEGTAEMLRRNGIPCDEVRKHFEAPQEGRPPMSAVDAIRAGEVDMVINTPYGNSGPRVDGYEIRSVAVAVNIPCITTVQGASAAVQGIEAGIRGDIDVQSLQELHRAIGTRK